A genomic region of Pseudomonas migulae contains the following coding sequences:
- the motB gene encoding flagellar motor protein MotB, translating to MENNQPIIIKRVKKYAGGHHGGSWKIAFADFATAMMAFFLVLWLLSTATPEQKIAIAGYFKDPVGFSESGTPYIIDLGGTPTLAPENTLNPEVKSQPQPDKVTVDAEQVEGMAEMVEKERLELLLQELQNKVEENPQLQKFKDQILFEITTDGLRIQIVDAENRPMFDSGSARLKPYFEDILLAMADTIKAVPNKISISGHTDAKPYSGTGDFGNWELSANRANAARRALVAGSYPDQQVARVVGYASSALFDRENPLNPVNRRIDIVVLTKRAQRAIEGSQGAEPAPEPTQGQGGPGEVPATPADPNALPADKEPLPAHELRERLNLFDDPAPKPGGPAKQ from the coding sequence ATGGAAAACAACCAGCCGATAATCATCAAGCGCGTAAAAAAGTACGCGGGCGGGCATCACGGGGGCTCCTGGAAAATCGCCTTCGCGGACTTCGCGACGGCGATGATGGCGTTCTTCCTGGTGTTGTGGCTGCTGTCCACCGCAACGCCAGAACAGAAGATCGCCATCGCCGGTTACTTCAAGGACCCGGTCGGCTTTTCCGAAAGCGGCACGCCGTACATCATCGACTTGGGCGGCACGCCGACCCTGGCGCCGGAAAACACCCTCAACCCCGAAGTGAAATCCCAGCCGCAACCGGACAAGGTGACTGTCGACGCCGAACAGGTCGAAGGCATGGCCGAGATGGTCGAGAAGGAACGCCTCGAGCTGTTGCTGCAAGAACTGCAGAACAAGGTCGAAGAGAACCCGCAGCTGCAGAAGTTCAAGGACCAGATTCTGTTCGAGATCACTACGGACGGTTTGCGCATCCAGATCGTGGACGCCGAAAACCGCCCGATGTTCGACTCCGGCAGTGCGCGTCTGAAGCCGTACTTCGAAGACATCCTGCTGGCCATGGCCGACACCATCAAAGCGGTGCCGAACAAGATCAGCATCAGTGGTCACACCGATGCCAAGCCGTACTCGGGCACCGGCGATTTCGGTAACTGGGAGCTTTCGGCCAACCGTGCCAACGCCGCACGCCGTGCGCTGGTGGCGGGTAGTTATCCGGATCAGCAAGTCGCTCGCGTCGTCGGTTATGCCTCGTCGGCCTTGTTCGATCGCGAGAACCCGCTCAACCCGGTCAACCGTCGAATCGACATTGTCGTGCTGACCAAGCGAGCCCAGCGTGCCATCGAAGGTTCGCAAGGTGCGGAACCGGCACCAGAACCGACGCAAGGGCAGGGCGGCCCGGGTGAAGTGCCGGCCACGCCAGCCGACCCGAACGCATTGCCGGCCGATAAAGAACCACTGCCGGCGCATGAGCTTCGCGAGCGTTTGAATCTGTTTGATGACCCGGCGCCGAAACCGGGCGGACCCGCGAAGCAGTGA
- the rsgA gene encoding small ribosomal subunit biogenesis GTPase RsgA, protein MAKRQLNRRQNWRIEKIQGERAARAAKRESSAVEALEGGDLGPEQTGLVIAHFGVQVEVEALDGDLAGQVFRCHLRANLPALVTGDQVVWRAGNQGIGVIVAQLPRKTELCRPDSRGQLKPVAANVDMIVIVFAPLPEPHANLIDRYLVAAEHAGIRPLLLLNKFDLIDEQNAPALNALLAVYRTLGYPVLEVSAHHGNGMEQLQEQLDGRISVFVGQSGVGKSSLVNSLLPEVETRVGPLSELSGQGTHTTTTARLFHFPGGGELIDSPGIREFGLGHVSRADVEAGFIEFNDLIGTCRFRDCKHDREPGCALLKALEEGRVQQQRMNSYRSIIASLPESSY, encoded by the coding sequence ATGGCCAAACGCCAACTCAATCGTCGTCAAAACTGGCGCATCGAAAAGATTCAGGGCGAACGCGCTGCCCGCGCCGCCAAACGCGAGTCCTCGGCTGTCGAGGCACTTGAGGGTGGCGACCTGGGCCCGGAACAGACCGGCCTGGTGATCGCGCACTTCGGTGTGCAGGTCGAAGTCGAAGCGCTCGATGGCGATTTGGCCGGCCAGGTGTTCCGCTGCCACTTGCGCGCCAACCTGCCAGCGCTGGTGACCGGCGATCAGGTGGTCTGGCGTGCCGGCAACCAGGGCATCGGTGTGATCGTGGCGCAACTGCCGCGCAAGACCGAACTCTGCCGTCCGGACAGCCGTGGCCAGCTCAAGCCCGTAGCCGCCAACGTCGACATGATCGTCATCGTCTTCGCGCCGCTGCCCGAGCCTCACGCCAACCTGATCGACCGCTACCTGGTCGCGGCGGAGCACGCCGGCATTCGGCCGCTGCTGCTGCTGAACAAATTCGACCTGATCGACGAACAAAACGCCCCGGCACTGAATGCCCTGCTCGCGGTTTACCGCACGCTGGGTTATCCGGTTCTGGAAGTGTCGGCGCACCATGGCAATGGCATGGAGCAACTGCAGGAACAACTGGACGGTCGCATCAGCGTGTTCGTCGGCCAGTCCGGCGTCGGCAAGTCGTCGCTGGTCAACAGCCTGCTGCCGGAAGTCGAAACCCGCGTCGGCCCGCTGTCCGAGCTGTCCGGCCAGGGCACTCACACCACCACGACCGCGCGGTTGTTCCACTTCCCCGGTGGCGGTGAGCTGATCGACTCCCCGGGTATCCGTGAATTCGGCCTGGGCCACGTCAGCCGCGCCGACGTCGAAGCCGGCTTCATCGAGTTCAACGACCTGATCGGCACCTGCCGTTTCCGCGACTGCAAGCACGACCGCGAACCCGGTTGCGCATTGCTCAAGGCATTGGAAGAAGGCCGCGTGCAGCAGCAACGGATGAACAGCTACCGCTCGATCATCGCGAGTCTGCCGGAGAGCAGTTACTAG
- the orn gene encoding oligoribonuclease, with protein MQNPQNLIWIDLEMTGLNPDTDVIIEMATIVTDSDLNTLAEGPVIAIHHSDEILAGMDEWNTRQHGGSGLTQRVRDSRISMAEAEAETIAFLEKWVPKGKSPICGNSICQDRRFLYTHMKSLESFFHYRNLDVSTLKELAARWAPDVRDSFKKGSTHLALDDIRESIAELQHYRKHFIKF; from the coding sequence ATGCAAAACCCGCAGAATCTGATCTGGATCGACCTGGAAATGACCGGTCTGAACCCTGATACCGACGTCATCATCGAAATGGCCACTATCGTCACCGACAGTGATCTGAACACTTTGGCCGAAGGGCCGGTGATCGCGATCCATCACAGCGATGAAATCCTCGCCGGCATGGACGAGTGGAACACCCGTCAACACGGCGGCTCGGGCCTGACCCAGCGCGTTCGCGACAGCCGCATCAGCATGGCCGAAGCGGAAGCCGAGACCATTGCCTTCCTGGAGAAGTGGGTGCCGAAGGGCAAGTCGCCGATCTGTGGCAACAGCATCTGCCAGGACCGTCGCTTCCTTTATACGCACATGAAATCCCTGGAAAGCTTCTTCCACTACCGCAACCTCGACGTCTCGACCCTGAAAGAACTGGCCGCTCGCTGGGCGCCGGACGTGCGCGACAGCTTCAAAAAAGGCAGCACCCACCTGGCCCTGGACGACATCCGCGAATCGATCGCCGAGCTGCAGCATTACCGCAAGCATTTCATCAAGTTCTGA